One part of the Helicobacter cetorum MIT 99-5656 genome encodes these proteins:
- the trpS gene encoding tryptophan--tRNA ligase gives MQKKRVFSGIQPTGQIHLGNYLGAIKHWVKMQDEYENLFCVVNSHAITLPIEPKFLKAQSYELVKLLLACGISSSQSGLFIQSEIDEHPALAWLLDCQVSMGEMQRMTQFKDKSLKNPKSVTVGLFNYPILMASDILLYQTDLVPVGEDQKQHLELTRNVAEKFNRDFGMCFKVPEPLIAKVGARVMGLDEPSVKMSKSHKGVNHAIFLLDEPDVILRKIKKATTDSIGTIKFDENREGIFNLLNIYMLLSNESKENIEERFRDKGYGDFKKELAEVIIQALKPIQERYKEISDDEVRIVLNQGVEKARPLARATYQKAKDLMGLI, from the coding sequence ATGCAAAAAAAACGAGTCTTTTCAGGCATTCAGCCCACAGGACAAATCCATTTGGGTAATTATCTAGGAGCGATTAAGCATTGGGTTAAGATGCAAGATGAGTATGAAAACCTTTTTTGTGTGGTTAATTCGCATGCCATTACTCTACCCATAGAGCCTAAGTTTTTAAAAGCACAAAGCTATGAATTAGTCAAATTGCTTCTAGCTTGTGGGATTAGTTCTAGTCAATCAGGGTTGTTTATTCAAAGTGAAATTGATGAACACCCTGCATTAGCGTGGTTATTAGATTGTCAAGTTTCTATGGGAGAAATGCAAAGAATGACGCAATTTAAAGATAAATCTTTGAAAAACCCAAAAAGCGTGACCGTAGGGCTTTTTAATTATCCTATTTTAATGGCGTCAGATATTTTATTGTATCAAACGGATTTAGTGCCGGTGGGCGAAGACCAAAAACAGCATTTAGAACTCACACGAAATGTTGCAGAAAAGTTTAATAGGGATTTTGGAATGTGCTTTAAAGTGCCTGAACCTTTAATTGCAAAAGTGGGGGCAAGGGTTATGGGACTAGATGAACCAAGCGTTAAGATGAGTAAATCGCATAAGGGGGTAAATCATGCGATTTTTCTTTTAGATGAACCTGATGTGATTCTTAGAAAAATCAAAAAAGCCACTACGGATTCTATCGGCACGATTAAATTTGATGAAAATAGAGAAGGCATTTTTAATCTCTTGAATATCTATATGCTTTTAAGTAATGAGAGTAAAGAAAATATAGAAGAGCGTTTTAGAGATAAGGGCTATGGGGATTTTAAAAAAGAATTAGCCGAAGTTATTATCCAAGCCTTAAAACCCATACAAGAAAGATATAAAGAAATCAGTGATGATGAAGTGAGAATAGTGTTAAATCAAGGCGTAGAAAAAGCTAGGCCTTTAGCAAGAGCTACTTATCAAAAAGCTAAAGATTTAATGGGGTTAATTTAA